Proteins from one Salaquimonas pukyongi genomic window:
- a CDS encoding ABC transporter ATP-binding protein, giving the protein MSNDQTEQLVVKSVVKRFGEHTVLEAFDLTVAKGEFVALLGPSGCGKSTLLRIVAGLETPNDGDVRIAGRSVTELPPEERNLALMFQSYALLPHMTVLENVRFPLRMRSSLSRAEQEKRSMEALSLVKLDPFSSRYPRQLSGGQQQRVALARSIVAKPDLLLLDEPLSNLDARLREDMQIELKRLHEELGLTTIFVTHDQDEALGLADTVILMNGGRIEQQGTPEEIYRRPRTEFAAGFLGGSNILELEVFTERKKQMARLPDGQSVPLAAGEKLEPGRRKFMLRKEAISFDPDASMTSVNGVVETLNYLGSQTRSLVSAGGLRLVAMTDPAQAMPKKANVTIGWKLEELIALDVE; this is encoded by the coding sequence TTGTCAAACGATCAAACAGAACAGCTAGTCGTCAAATCGGTGGTAAAGCGCTTTGGTGAGCACACCGTCCTTGAGGCATTCGATCTTACGGTGGCCAAGGGCGAGTTTGTTGCTTTGCTTGGTCCCAGCGGCTGCGGAAAAAGCACACTGCTGCGGATTGTGGCAGGACTTGAAACGCCAAATGACGGCGATGTTCGCATCGCCGGCCGCAGCGTCACGGAACTGCCGCCGGAAGAGCGCAATCTGGCGCTGATGTTTCAAAGCTACGCCTTGCTGCCGCACATGACGGTGCTGGAGAATGTGCGTTTTCCATTGCGCATGCGCAGCAGTCTGAGCCGGGCCGAACAGGAAAAGCGCTCAATGGAAGCACTCTCGCTCGTCAAGCTGGACCCGTTCAGTTCGCGCTATCCCCGGCAGCTTTCCGGTGGCCAGCAGCAGCGCGTGGCACTGGCGCGCTCCATTGTCGCCAAGCCCGACCTGTTGCTGCTTGACGAACCCCTGTCCAATCTCGATGCCAGATTGCGGGAAGACATGCAGATCGAACTGAAACGGCTGCATGAAGAACTTGGCCTGACGACGATTTTCGTCACCCATGACCAGGACGAGGCGCTGGGCCTTGCCGATACCGTGATCCTCATGAATGGTGGCCGTATCGAGCAGCAGGGCACGCCTGAAGAAATCTACCGCCGGCCGCGTACCGAATTTGCTGCCGGTTTTCTTGGCGGCAGCAATATTCTTGAACTGGAGGTGTTCACCGAGAGGAAAAAGCAGATGGCCCGTCTCCCCGATGGTCAGAGCGTGCCGCTGGCGGCAGGCGAAAAACTGGAGCCGGGGCGCCGGAAGTTCATGCTTCGCAAGGAAGCGATCAGCTTTGATCCGGATGCTTCCATGACGTCGGTTAACGGGGTTGTGGAAACGCTCAACTATCTTGGCAGCCAGACCCGGTCGCTGGTTTCAGCCGGCGGTCTGCGACTGGTGGCGATGACCGACCCGGCTCAAGCCATGCCGAAAAAGGCGAACGTTACCATTGGCTGGAAGCTGGAAGAACTCATCGCGCTGGATGTTGAATAG
- a CDS encoding ABC transporter permease: MTKATPRAVVWAAIFFIAAVAIYMLVPLLIVVASSLSTSEFLVFPPPGLSLRWYGEILNSDAYLSAGWTSLKLALITVVVSLSLGTPAAIALSRFRFRGRSVISSLFLSPLLLPSLIFAIGLLMVFSRYGDGPSFAGLVIGHTVITLPYVIRTVSANLADLDPHLDEAARIMGARWWQRYFLVILPQCKTGMAAGGFFVFNISFDDAVVALFMRAPNVETLPMRIYSTLEFSPNPSVAAVSTVMIAMTIVLVMLLNRIFGLSKIV; encoded by the coding sequence ATGACGAAAGCCACGCCCAGGGCAGTCGTGTGGGCCGCGATCTTCTTTATTGCAGCCGTGGCGATTTACATGCTCGTGCCGCTGCTTATCGTTGTGGCGAGCTCGTTGTCGACGAGTGAGTTTCTGGTCTTTCCGCCGCCCGGTCTTTCGCTTCGCTGGTATGGTGAAATCCTGAACTCCGATGCCTATCTTTCAGCCGGGTGGACGAGCCTCAAATTGGCGCTGATTACGGTTGTTGTTTCGCTGTCGCTCGGCACCCCGGCGGCGATTGCCCTGTCGCGGTTTCGGTTTCGCGGCCGCTCTGTCATCAGTTCGCTGTTTTTGTCCCCGCTGTTGCTGCCCTCGCTGATCTTCGCCATCGGTCTGTTGATGGTGTTCAGCCGTTACGGCGATGGCCCGTCTTTTGCAGGGCTGGTCATCGGCCATACCGTCATCACGCTGCCTTATGTGATCCGCACGGTTTCGGCCAATCTGGCCGATCTCGATCCACATCTCGATGAGGCGGCCCGCATCATGGGTGCCCGCTGGTGGCAGCGCTATTTCCTCGTCATCCTGCCGCAGTGCAAGACCGGCATGGCGGCCGGGGGGTTTTTCGTTTTCAACATCTCGTTTGACGATGCGGTCGTTGCGCTGTTCATGCGCGCGCCGAACGTGGAAACCCTGCCCATGCGCATCTATTCCACCCTTGAATTCAGTCCGAACCCTTCGGTGGCGGCGGTATCCACGGTGATGATCGCAATGACCATCGTTCTGGTCATGCTGCTTAACCGGATTTTCGGCCTCTCCAAAATTGTGTGA
- a CDS encoding ABC transporter permease, with the protein MTQSLRPGSREPAFLLAPGLFFLLIAFFFPTLQLLAQSVIAVGSEAGRLTLEHYAKAFSDDFYAGIAFRTFKLSIIITAICLLIGFPLAVAMSRAGRGVRTLLILIIVLPLMTSVVIRTFGWLVILGPGGVLSWTLNALGLIDNSVSLMHTETGIVIAMVQVLLPFLVLTTLGSLNQIPKSLEEAARVMGAGFFRGIRHVTLPMSVPGLASGSVLVFALSISSFITPSLVGGVRLPVVAGSIYQQMTGSFDWGFGAALSVLLLIATLVLIVPYMVLTSRMGGR; encoded by the coding sequence ATGACACAATCATTGCGACCCGGCAGCCGCGAACCGGCATTCCTCCTGGCGCCGGGCTTGTTTTTCCTGCTGATCGCCTTCTTCTTTCCGACGTTGCAACTGCTTGCACAGAGCGTCATTGCCGTGGGAAGCGAGGCAGGGCGCCTGACGCTGGAACATTACGCCAAGGCGTTTTCGGATGATTTTTACGCCGGGATCGCCTTCAGAACGTTCAAGCTTTCCATCATCATTACCGCCATCTGCCTGCTGATCGGATTTCCGCTTGCCGTCGCCATGAGCCGCGCCGGCAGGGGCGTGCGCACTTTGCTGATCCTGATTATCGTATTGCCGCTGATGACCTCGGTGGTGATCCGCACGTTCGGCTGGCTGGTCATTCTCGGTCCCGGCGGGGTCTTGAGCTGGACCCTCAATGCCCTTGGCCTAATCGACAACAGCGTTTCGCTGATGCACACCGAGACCGGTATTGTTATCGCCATGGTTCAGGTGCTGCTGCCTTTTCTCGTGCTGACCACGCTGGGCAGCTTGAACCAGATTCCCAAGTCCCTGGAGGAAGCTGCGCGCGTTATGGGGGCAGGATTTTTCCGCGGTATCCGGCATGTTACGCTGCCGATGTCGGTGCCGGGTCTGGCCTCGGGTTCCGTTCTTGTTTTCGCCCTGTCGATCAGTTCCTTCATCACGCCTTCCCTTGTGGGCGGTGTGCGGCTGCCGGTTGTTGCCGGAAGCATCTATCAGCAGATGACCGGTTCCTTTGACTGGGGCTTTGGCGCAGCGCTTTCCGTATTGCTGCTGATCGCAACGCTGGTGCTGATCGTTCCCTATATGGTGCTCACCTCGCGGATGGGAGGGCGTTGA
- a CDS encoding ABC transporter substrate-binding protein, translating into MKKIKSIGSAAIVLASFAFSNGAFAQETLVINSFGGSYEETHRKLVITPFEEKYNVKVEVVTAYSADALAQLRAQKDNPQFDVVHFSGGLEHAAAAEGLLDAIKAEELSNYGQMYDFAVAGIDKGIGPTYSTAVIGLLYNTEKAATPPTSWKDLSNEAYANHVLITDAASNTYGLLGFLMMNQVAGGSLDNIEPGLDFVKGLLPTSTVVSKSPEIQQNFAQGNGWIAPYAQDYAHTLTKAGLPVKFVQPEEGGVLAPITVNLVAGSKKRDLALKFIDFSIRAEASKGWAEALRYTPTNKSVELADDVAAEVVYGEEAVAKLVTFDANKIAANRAAWNEAWARAIAK; encoded by the coding sequence ATGAAGAAAATAAAGTCCATTGGCAGTGCTGCCATTGTGCTTGCATCGTTTGCTTTTTCCAATGGTGCATTCGCTCAGGAAACACTGGTCATCAATTCTTTCGGCGGGTCCTATGAAGAAACCCATCGCAAGCTGGTCATCACGCCGTTCGAGGAAAAGTACAACGTAAAGGTGGAAGTGGTCACGGCCTATTCTGCCGATGCGCTGGCTCAATTGCGCGCACAGAAGGACAATCCGCAATTTGACGTCGTTCACTTCTCCGGCGGTCTGGAACATGCCGCTGCCGCCGAGGGGCTGCTTGATGCCATCAAGGCGGAGGAGCTCTCCAACTACGGCCAGATGTATGATTTTGCTGTTGCCGGGATCGATAAAGGCATCGGGCCGACCTATTCAACGGCGGTCATCGGTCTGCTCTACAACACTGAAAAAGCCGCCACACCGCCAACTTCCTGGAAAGACCTTTCCAACGAGGCCTATGCCAACCATGTGCTGATCACCGATGCGGCAAGCAATACCTATGGCTTGCTTGGTTTCCTGATGATGAACCAGGTTGCCGGTGGCTCGCTCGACAATATCGAGCCGGGACTTGACTTCGTCAAAGGCCTGCTGCCGACGTCCACCGTTGTTTCCAAATCGCCGGAAATCCAGCAGAATTTTGCCCAGGGCAATGGCTGGATTGCGCCCTATGCACAGGATTATGCTCACACGCTGACCAAGGCCGGCCTGCCGGTGAAATTCGTGCAGCCCGAAGAGGGCGGCGTGCTTGCGCCGATTACCGTCAACCTTGTGGCGGGTTCGAAGAAGCGCGATCTGGCGCTCAAGTTCATCGACTTTTCGATCCGGGCTGAAGCCTCCAAGGGCTGGGCGGAAGCGTTGCGCTATACGCCAACCAACAAGAGCGTTGAACTTGCCGATGACGTTGCCGCCGAGGTGGTCTATGGCGAAGAAGCCGTTGCCAAGCTTGTGACCTTCGACGCCAACAAGATTGCCGCGAACCGAGCTGCCTGGAATGAAGCCTGGGCCCGCGCAATCGCAAAGTGA
- a CDS encoding DUF3830 family protein encodes MSNNRHLYAKFVESGERAVITLYHDNAPKTCQAIWDALSEPVQMPAIHAMFAGPEIMMGLPEKAQNFNPEAIPAENQTCYPEAGEILWFYQGKNAMKGLPEELWEIGIFYGAGARINGPLGWTPCNMFGKITEGLDVFASACSNTRVEGIKTVEIGRMNP; translated from the coding sequence ATGTCAAATAACCGGCACCTTTATGCCAAATTTGTCGAAAGCGGCGAGCGTGCTGTCATCACGCTGTATCACGATAATGCTCCGAAAACCTGCCAGGCCATCTGGGATGCCCTGAGTGAGCCGGTGCAGATGCCGGCGATCCATGCCATGTTCGCTGGACCTGAAATCATGATGGGGCTTCCGGAAAAGGCGCAAAATTTCAATCCCGAGGCAATTCCCGCCGAAAACCAGACTTGCTATCCCGAAGCAGGCGAGATTCTCTGGTTCTATCAGGGCAAGAACGCCATGAAGGGCCTGCCCGAGGAATTGTGGGAAATCGGCATCTTCTACGGCGCAGGAGCCCGCATTAACGGCCCTCTGGGCTGGACCCCATGTAACATGTTCGGAAAGATCACCGAAGGCCTCGACGTATTTGCCAGCGCCTGCAGCAATACCAGGGTAGAGGGGATCAAGACCGTTGAAATTGGCCGCATGAACCCATAA